A region of Moorena producens PAL-8-15-08-1 DNA encodes the following proteins:
- a CDS encoding Ycf34 family protein, which yields MCICINCHYVDRCTTYHAVETQHQVPHLTESPNFEAVEPTINVNIRSTEDIIEMEWDVVGCNSFKQESGKWAKLRPGELVPT from the coding sequence ATGTGTATTTGCATTAACTGCCACTACGTAGACCGGTGTACTACATACCATGCTGTGGAAACCCAGCATCAGGTACCTCACCTGACGGAATCTCCCAACTTTGAAGCGGTTGAGCCCACCATCAATGTCAATATCCGTTCTACTGAAGATATAATCGAAATGGAATGGGACGTTGTGGGGTGTAATAGCTTTAAGCAGGAAAGTGGCAAGTGGGCAAAGCTTCGTCCTGGTGAACTGGTACCCACCTGA
- the urtA gene encoding urea ABC transporter substrate-binding protein codes for MPSFNTDNPCIRVGILHSQRGTMAISEAPLVEAELMAIAEINQSGGVLGQRIEAIVEDGASKSAEFESKARKLIQEDQVATVFGCWTSASRKAVLPVFEVLNSLLWYPLQYEGLECSPNIFYTGSCPNQQIEPAVNWLVKNYGKRFYLIGSDYIFPLTANKIIKAQLKQLGGTVVGEDYIPLGTQDMGEVITKIKQVRPDVVFNTLNGDSNLAFYRQYKSSGITADDIPIMAVSVAEAELQRIGDIAAGHYASWTYFQSLDTPNNQRFVQNFQRRYGANRVTSDPIEAAYAQVYLWKQAVESAQSFEVDRVRVAAYGQKFDAPGGLVQIEPNHHIGKTCRIGRILPTGQFEIVFTSERPIKPLPWLGVETYNCACDTQTHQYNRSSSGTPLIEPYRTNVVIELLAEVAQWIEKARYLETNAQALEMATEQLKHEIVERRRIEAELQKAFDELELKVEQRTADLKASNAQLMTEVREREQAQEELRAAKDQLQAVLEAVPGIVSWINSDLQYLGVNRHLAKTFNLPSEGFVGQDIGFLQASSEFNDFVKEFFATPEQDACREVSAIVNDEKRNYVIVAQKYHQGSAAFTVGIDITERQQALDDLRKTKDQLQAVLEAVPGIVSWISSDLRYLGVNRHLAKTFNLPPEAFVGQDIGFLQASSEFNDFVKEFFASSEQDASREVSAIVNDEKRNYVIVAQKYHQGSAAFTIGIDITERRQAEEALRQAEAKYRNIFENAVEGIFQTTASGRYLSANPALARIYGYESPEVLINTVTNIEQQLYVDPNRRSQFIQLLEENPTLVDFESQVYRQDGSLTWICENARAIKDEDGNLLYYEGTLEDISERKQAQEALQKANEVLETRVEERTAALRDANHQLRIEIVERKHIEAALRKSEAELRVLFGAMTDVITVFDAQGRYMKVVSTNSEVLYSPTTELLGKSVYEVLPPKQAELFVTHIRQVLDTKQTLNIEYSLPIGHYELASIKDEISSKSDFNGQKISEFDDQKLVHETNKYYHNSSDYEKFSEFNGQKLVGQTDQAFHTSHYPGHNSQVWFAASVSPLPNNCVIWVARNITERKRVLDALQEAEEKYRSIFENVAEGIFQITPDGQYLSVNPALARMYGYSCPEEIVAKVTDIEQQLYVNPNSYAEFIAAVEEHGAISDFEARVYRQDGQIIWTSQNARVVRDAQGKLLYYEGTVADITKRKQAEAALRAEQEKSEHLLLNILPQSIAQRLKQEPKAIANRFDEVTILFADIVEFTKLSARISPTELVNLLNQIFSSFDQLAQHHGLEKIKTIGDAYMVVGGLPNPRDDHPDAIANMALDMQQEISRFQRDDGEPFRLRIGINTGPVVAGVIGIQKFIYDLWGDAVNVASRMDSQGEPGRIQVTASTYERLRDKYLFEERGIINVKGKGEMITYWLTGRK; via the coding sequence ATGCCAAGTTTCAACACTGATAACCCCTGTATACGAGTTGGTATATTGCATTCGCAGCGGGGTACTATGGCAATTAGCGAAGCCCCCCTGGTGGAAGCTGAGCTGATGGCGATCGCAGAAATTAACCAAAGCGGAGGAGTTCTTGGTCAACGTATCGAAGCGATCGTAGAGGATGGTGCATCGAAGTCAGCAGAATTTGAGAGCAAGGCCAGAAAACTGATTCAAGAGGATCAGGTAGCCACAGTCTTTGGCTGCTGGACGTCTGCTTCTCGTAAGGCAGTTTTGCCGGTATTCGAGGTGTTAAATTCTCTGCTATGGTACCCCCTACAATATGAGGGTCTGGAATGTTCCCCAAATATTTTTTATACCGGGTCTTGTCCAAATCAACAAATTGAACCAGCGGTGAACTGGCTGGTGAAAAATTACGGTAAGCGATTTTATCTGATCGGTAGCGACTATATTTTCCCCCTGACTGCCAACAAAATTATTAAAGCGCAACTGAAACAACTGGGGGGAACAGTGGTTGGGGAAGATTACATCCCTCTAGGCACTCAAGATATGGGTGAGGTGATCACCAAAATTAAACAGGTTCGACCAGATGTGGTCTTCAACACCCTCAATGGTGACAGTAATCTAGCCTTCTATCGCCAGTACAAATCCTCTGGAATTACAGCTGATGACATTCCGATTATGGCAGTGAGTGTGGCTGAGGCGGAACTACAAAGGATAGGGGATATAGCGGCGGGACATTATGCCAGCTGGACCTATTTCCAGAGTCTGGACACTCCTAATAATCAACGGTTTGTCCAGAATTTTCAGCGTCGTTACGGAGCTAACCGAGTGACTAGTGACCCCATTGAAGCCGCCTATGCCCAGGTTTACCTCTGGAAACAAGCCGTGGAATCCGCTCAATCATTTGAGGTAGACCGGGTACGGGTGGCAGCTTATGGTCAGAAATTTGATGCTCCCGGAGGATTAGTCCAAATCGAACCGAATCACCATATTGGTAAAACATGCCGGATTGGGCGGATTTTGCCTACTGGACAATTTGAAATTGTCTTTACCAGTGAACGTCCGATTAAACCTCTACCCTGGTTAGGGGTTGAAACCTATAACTGTGCCTGTGATACACAAACTCACCAATACAATAGGTCGTCTAGTGGGACACCATTGATCGAACCCTACAGGACAAATGTCGTGATTGAATTATTGGCTGAGGTTGCTCAATGGATTGAGAAAGCTAGGTATCTAGAGACCAATGCACAAGCATTAGAAATGGCAACGGAACAGTTGAAACATGAAATAGTTGAGCGGCGACGAATTGAAGCAGAACTCCAGAAAGCGTTCGATGAGCTGGAGCTAAAGGTTGAACAACGCACAGCTGACTTAAAAGCATCTAATGCTCAGCTAATGACGGAGGTGCGAGAGCGTGAGCAAGCTCAAGAAGAACTAAGGGCAGCTAAAGATCAGTTACAGGCCGTGTTGGAAGCGGTACCGGGGATTGTCTCTTGGATTAACTCGGATTTGCAATACCTAGGTGTGAATCGCCATTTAGCCAAAACGTTTAACTTGCCCTCAGAGGGGTTTGTGGGTCAAGACATTGGGTTTCTTCAGGCTAGCTCAGAGTTTAATGACTTTGTCAAGGAGTTTTTTGCCACTCCAGAACAAGATGCTTGCCGAGAGGTCTCGGCTATCGTCAATGACGAAAAGCGAAACTATGTAATTGTTGCCCAGAAGTACCATCAAGGCTCAGCTGCTTTCACCGTTGGGATTGATATTACCGAACGTCAGCAGGCTCTTGATGACCTGCGCAAGACCAAAGATCAGTTACAGGCCGTCTTGGAGGCAGTACCGGGAATTGTCTCTTGGATTAGCTCAGATTTGCGCTACTTGGGTGTGAATCGCCATTTAGCCAAAACCTTTAACTTGCCCCCAGAGGCTTTTGTAGGTCAAGACATTGGGTTTCTCCAGGCTAGCTCAGAGTTTAATGACTTTGTCAAAGAGTTTTTTGCTAGCTCAGAGCAAGATGCTTCCCGAGAGGTTTCAGCTATTGTTAATGACGAAAAGCGAAACTATGTGATTGTTGCCCAGAAGTACCATCAAGGCTCAGCTGCTTTCACTATTGGGATTGATATTACCGAGCGTCGGCAAGCTGAAGAAGCGCTGAGGCAAGCTGAAGCGAAATATCGCAATATCTTTGAAAATGCTGTAGAAGGTATCTTCCAAACCACCGCCTCAGGACGTTACCTCAGTGCGAACCCAGCTTTAGCTCGCATCTATGGTTATGAGTCCCCAGAAGTATTAATTAATACTGTAACGAATATTGAGCAGCAACTTTATGTTGATCCGAACCGTCGCTCCCAATTCATCCAGTTATTGGAAGAAAATCCTACCTTAGTGGATTTCGAGTCCCAAGTCTATCGCCAGGATGGCAGTTTGACTTGGATTTGCGAAAATGCCCGTGCCATTAAAGATGAAGATGGCAATCTGCTGTATTACGAAGGTACTCTAGAAGACATCTCTGAGCGTAAGCAAGCTCAGGAAGCCTTGCAAAAAGCCAATGAAGTGTTAGAAACCCGAGTGGAGGAACGAACAGCAGCACTACGGGACGCCAATCATCAACTACGGATTGAGATTGTAGAGCGCAAGCACATCGAAGCAGCACTACGTAAATCCGAAGCTGAGTTGCGGGTACTGTTTGGGGCGATGACAGATGTGATTACCGTTTTTGATGCTCAAGGACGATACATGAAAGTAGTCTCGACCAATTCTGAGGTTTTATATAGTCCAACGACCGAACTACTTGGTAAGAGTGTCTACGAAGTTTTGCCCCCCAAGCAAGCTGAACTTTTTGTCACCCATATCCGGCAAGTCTTAGATACTAAACAAACCCTGAATATAGAATACAGTTTACCTATAGGACATTATGAACTAGCAAGTATAAAGGATGAAATTAGTTCTAAATCAGACTTTAATGGCCAAAAAATTTCGGAATTTGATGACCAAAAGCTAGTGCATGAAACTAACAAATATTATCACAATTCATCCGATTATGAAAAATTTTCGGAATTCAATGGCCAAAAGCTAGTGGGGCAAACTGACCAAGCATTTCATACTTCACACTATCCCGGTCATAATTCCCAGGTGTGGTTTGCTGCGAGTGTCTCACCCTTGCCAAACAATTGTGTGATTTGGGTCGCTCGTAATATTACGGAGCGCAAACGGGTTCTAGATGCACTCCAGGAAGCTGAAGAGAAGTATCGTAGCATCTTTGAAAATGTGGCTGAGGGGATTTTTCAGATTACACCGGATGGGCAGTACCTGAGTGTCAATCCAGCTTTAGCTCGGATGTATGGCTACTCTTGCCCAGAAGAAATAGTGGCTAAAGTGACCGATATTGAACAGCAACTCTATGTCAACCCCAACAGCTATGCTGAGTTTATTGCTGCTGTTGAGGAGCATGGTGCTATCTCGGATTTTGAAGCTAGGGTTTATCGACAAGATGGCCAAATCATCTGGACCTCTCAGAATGCTCGTGTTGTGCGTGATGCTCAAGGGAAACTACTGTACTACGAAGGCACTGTAGCCGACATTACCAAGCGCAAACAGGCAGAAGCAGCACTGAGAGCTGAACAAGAAAAGTCGGAACACTTGTTGTTAAATATTCTACCTCAGTCCATCGCCCAACGATTAAAACAAGAGCCAAAAGCTATTGCGAATCGCTTTGACGAAGTAACAATTCTGTTTGCTGATATTGTGGAGTTTACCAAGCTTTCTGCTCGCATCTCTCCCACAGAATTGGTTAATCTACTTAATCAAATTTTCTCAAGCTTTGACCAACTAGCGCAGCACCATGGATTAGAGAAAATTAAGACCATTGGAGATGCCTATATGGTTGTTGGTGGTCTACCTAACCCTAGGGATGACCATCCAGACGCGATCGCAAACATGGCATTGGATATGCAACAGGAAATTAGTCGTTTCCAGCGAGATGATGGAGAACCATTCCGCCTGCGTATCGGGATTAACACTGGTCCTGTGGTAGCTGGGGTAATCGGTATCCAGAAGTTCATTTATGATTTGTGGGGGGATGCGGTTAATGTGGCATCTCGGATGGACTCTCAAGGGGAACCTGGGAGAATCCAAGTTACTGCTAGCACTTACGAGCGTTTACGAGACAAGTATTTGTTTGAAGAGCGAGGGATTATTAATGTTAAGGGCAAAGGAGAGATGATCACCTATTGGCTGACTGGAAGAAAGTGA
- a CDS encoding DedA family protein produces the protein MSFELLSLETVQDIAKDYGYWAVFFGIALENAGVPIPGETITLVGGFGAGSGELNYWVVLCSAIAGAVLGDNCGYWIGKIGGWPLLLRIVGLVRITEAQLTEAKTEFRKNAAKAVFFGRFVAILRIFAGPMAGIVQMPYPKFLLFNFAGASIWASVMVSLSYFCGRLIPLELLISSVSKFAIVALILVIGSIVVPKWFESRKQKLGMGD, from the coding sequence ATGTCTTTTGAGCTTTTATCGTTGGAAACAGTCCAGGACATAGCTAAGGACTATGGCTACTGGGCAGTTTTTTTTGGGATTGCCCTGGAAAACGCTGGGGTTCCCATACCGGGAGAAACCATTACCCTGGTAGGTGGCTTCGGTGCAGGTAGCGGCGAACTCAATTATTGGGTAGTCCTATGCTCTGCGATCGCTGGTGCTGTCCTAGGAGATAACTGTGGTTACTGGATTGGGAAAATCGGTGGTTGGCCCTTACTACTGCGAATTGTGGGTTTAGTCAGGATCACAGAAGCACAACTGACAGAGGCTAAAACCGAATTTCGTAAGAACGCTGCTAAGGCAGTTTTTTTTGGTCGATTTGTGGCAATACTGCGGATCTTTGCTGGCCCAATGGCAGGGATTGTTCAGATGCCTTACCCGAAATTTCTATTATTCAATTTCGCTGGTGCTAGTATCTGGGCATCAGTGATGGTGAGTTTATCTTACTTTTGCGGACGCTTGATACCTCTGGAACTATTAATCTCTTCGGTATCTAAATTTGCGATTGTTGCTCTGATCTTGGTGATTGGCTCGATTGTTGTTCCTAAATGGTTTGAGTCTCGTAAGCAGAAATTGGGCATGGGGGATTAG
- a CDS encoding argininosuccinate synthase, which produces MSRAEKVVLAYSGGVDTSVCIPYLKEEWGVKEVITLAANLGQGDELEPIRQKALDAGATESLVADATYTFVKDYAFPAIQANALYESRYPLSTALARPLIAKLLVEAAEKYGADAVAHGCTGKGNDQVRFDVSIIALNPNLKILAPAREWGFSREDSIAYGERFGIPSPVKKSSPYSIDRNLLGRSIEAGVLEDPMVEPPEEVYAMTKAIANTPDEPEYIEIGFERGVPTILNGNLLDPVTLISQLNELAGNHGVGRIDMVENRVVGIKSREIYETPALSVLIQAHRDLESLTLTADVTQYKRGIEDTYSQMVYKGLWYSPLKDALDAFIQKTQERVSGTVKVKLFKGNAVIVGRQSENSLYTPELATYTSEDQFDHKAAEGFIYLWGLPTRVWSAKTRS; this is translated from the coding sequence ATGAGCCGTGCTGAAAAAGTTGTTCTAGCATATTCCGGTGGCGTAGATACGTCGGTTTGTATCCCTTATCTTAAAGAAGAATGGGGAGTCAAGGAGGTGATCACCCTAGCGGCAAATTTAGGTCAGGGAGATGAACTAGAACCAATCAGACAAAAAGCCTTGGACGCTGGGGCAACAGAATCCTTGGTTGCTGATGCTACCTACACCTTTGTCAAGGACTATGCTTTTCCAGCCATTCAGGCTAATGCTCTTTATGAAAGTCGCTATCCCCTCTCTACTGCTCTGGCTCGTCCCCTGATTGCTAAATTATTGGTGGAGGCTGCTGAAAAATACGGTGCAGATGCGGTAGCTCATGGTTGTACCGGTAAGGGCAATGACCAGGTGCGTTTTGATGTGTCGATTATCGCCCTTAACCCGAACTTGAAAATATTGGCACCAGCTAGGGAGTGGGGTTTCTCTCGTGAAGATTCGATCGCATATGGTGAGCGCTTTGGTATTCCCTCACCGGTGAAAAAGTCTTCCCCCTACAGCATTGACCGCAACCTGCTAGGGCGCAGTATTGAAGCAGGGGTGCTTGAAGATCCGATGGTAGAACCACCAGAGGAAGTTTATGCCATGACAAAAGCGATCGCAAATACACCAGACGAGCCAGAGTATATTGAAATCGGCTTTGAGCGGGGTGTCCCCACTATTCTTAACGGTAATCTCCTTGACCCCGTGACTTTGATTAGTCAACTCAACGAGTTAGCTGGCAATCACGGTGTGGGACGGATTGACATGGTTGAGAACCGGGTAGTCGGTATTAAAAGCCGAGAAATTTACGAAACACCAGCCCTATCGGTGTTGATCCAAGCTCATCGTGACTTGGAAAGTCTGACCTTGACCGCTGATGTTACCCAGTACAAGCGAGGGATTGAAGACACCTACAGTCAAATGGTCTACAAAGGCTTGTGGTACAGTCCCCTTAAGGATGCTTTGGATGCTTTCATTCAAAAAACCCAGGAGCGGGTATCCGGTACAGTCAAGGTAAAACTTTTCAAGGGTAATGCCGTAATTGTAGGACGTCAGTCAGAGAATTCTCTCTACACTCCGGAACTGGCTACCTACACCTCCGAAGACCAGTTTGACCACAAGGCTGCTGAGGGTTTCATCTACTTGTGGGGATTACCAACTCGGGTGTGGTCAGCAAAAACCAGGAGTTAG
- a CDS encoding CCA tRNA nucleotidyltransferase, translated as MTYQTALSPENWPFNWELLPSDACLVGGAVRDALINRQSDYLDLDFVLPTKAVRTASKLARRYKAGFVVLDAQRQIARVVFGNATVDFAQQDGDSIEADLHRRDFTINAIAFNPHTKEFIDPLQGILDCRKGIIRMVSPENLQNDPLRLLRGYRQAAQLGFQIDPATQSAIRKVAPLLSQIAAERVRTELGYLLKSPQGVPWLKAAWEDNVLRPWLADATAEGLEHMAAIDQSAMVLAETWPKLGVELNLKVTKHSLSLLNLAKLANLLSSIPPVAEQQLLALKYSRVQTRIVVRAIQHLPQLLSYTTANEIPLRDQYFFFLNVGAVFPVVALLAVARGMAVDTIAPLIEHYLNPNDQVAHPTPLVTGKDLIKSLKLSPSSKIGELLTEIQIARIEGNIDSIKGALEFAAKLDSINCGSQDK; from the coding sequence ATGACTTATCAAACTGCTCTATCACCCGAAAATTGGCCGTTTAACTGGGAGTTACTCCCTTCTGACGCTTGCTTGGTGGGTGGTGCGGTTAGGGATGCTCTGATCAACCGACAGTCGGATTACTTAGACTTAGACTTTGTTTTACCCACTAAAGCAGTACGGACAGCAAGCAAGCTAGCAAGACGTTATAAGGCCGGATTTGTGGTTTTGGATGCCCAGCGTCAAATAGCTAGGGTAGTGTTTGGCAACGCAACAGTTGACTTTGCTCAACAGGACGGGGATAGCATAGAGGCTGACTTACATAGGCGGGATTTTACGATTAATGCGATCGCATTTAATCCCCACACCAAGGAATTCATTGATCCATTACAGGGTATCTTAGATTGCCGTAAAGGGATAATCCGGATGGTGTCACCAGAAAACTTACAAAATGACCCATTACGATTACTGCGGGGTTATCGACAAGCCGCTCAGTTGGGTTTTCAGATTGACCCAGCCACCCAGTCAGCGATTAGAAAGGTAGCACCGTTATTGAGCCAAATCGCAGCAGAACGAGTACGGACAGAATTGGGCTATCTCCTCAAGTCACCTCAGGGTGTACCTTGGCTCAAAGCGGCCTGGGAGGATAATGTATTACGACCATGGCTGGCTGATGCCACGGCTGAGGGTTTAGAGCACATGGCAGCAATTGACCAATCCGCTATGGTACTGGCAGAAACCTGGCCTAAGCTTGGGGTGGAATTGAACTTAAAGGTGACTAAGCATTCTTTATCGTTGCTAAATTTGGCTAAGTTAGCAAATTTATTATCATCAATACCCCCAGTTGCTGAACAACAGCTGTTAGCTCTAAAGTACTCTCGTGTTCAGACTCGAATAGTAGTCAGGGCAATCCAACATTTGCCCCAACTGCTGTCTTATACTACTGCCAACGAGATCCCATTACGGGACCAGTATTTCTTCTTTCTTAACGTTGGAGCTGTCTTTCCTGTGGTAGCGCTTTTGGCAGTTGCCAGGGGCATGGCTGTGGATACTATAGCACCCTTGATTGAGCACTATTTGAATCCCAATGACCAGGTTGCCCATCCGACACCGCTGGTTACTGGTAAAGATTTAATCAAATCCCTTAAGTTATCCCCTAGTTCTAAAATTGGTGAGTTACTGACTGAGATTCAAATTGCACGGATTGAGGGCAATATCGATAGTATTAAAGGTGCTCTGGAATTTGCTGCCAAACTGGACTCAATTAACTGTGGCTCTCAAGACAAATAA
- a CDS encoding response regulator: protein MIKPINEVITDDEEVVFEEDQDLIFEEDEELVFEEDEELVFEETEDSNHSEESQTAWKMMIVDDDIKVHKVTKLALKQFTFDDKPLIFISAYSADEAKQLIADNPDTAFMLLDVVMETNDAGLRVAQSIREELNNKLVRIILRTGQPGEAPEESVILNYDINDYKLKVELTRHKLVTTAITALRSYRDLITLENSRQELSTLYAQLQDFNQNLEELVQTRTQELEKAKKVADAANQAKSEFLANMSHELRTPLNGILGYAQILQQDKILTPQQKNAIRIIYQCGKHLLNLINDILDFSKIEARKMELSPIDINFQNFLIEVVDICHIKAQQKGILFIYQPCYKVPNSISVDEKRLRQVLLNLLGNAIKFTDQGRVIFKVERIRVRQDSAQVYFAQVRFSVEDTGIGMPEEQLEKIFLPFEQVGDRFHRAEGTGLGLTITQRIVNMMGGSLQVESTFGEGSIFSLEIEFPISEIGEYTSQVSPRRIIGFTGPSPKLLIVDDKWENRSVIIELLQPLGFKVLEASNGLEGLEQAAKAKPDLILADVVMPELDGFEMTKRIRATPDLKNIVVFAFSASVFDSYQQKSRQAGCDDFITKPLQVEELLLKLQQHLQLEWVYEEFESDPETTIDSSSEESSAEGIVPPPADVLVQLYELAKRGNVFAINKQIKKLEKLDERFTSFAKTIYQFTDDFNMKKLRSFLQEYIE from the coding sequence ATGATCAAGCCAATTAATGAGGTGATAACTGATGATGAGGAAGTAGTTTTTGAAGAGGATCAAGACCTGATTTTCGAGGAAGATGAAGAATTAGTTTTTGAGGAAGATGAAGAATTAGTTTTTGAGGAAACGGAAGACTCTAATCACTCAGAGGAAAGTCAAACGGCTTGGAAAATGATGATAGTGGATGATGATATCAAAGTCCACAAAGTTACCAAGCTAGCCTTAAAACAATTCACATTTGATGACAAACCATTAATCTTTATTTCTGCCTATTCTGCTGACGAAGCCAAACAATTAATTGCGGATAATCCCGATACAGCCTTCATGTTGTTAGACGTGGTAATGGAAACCAATGATGCCGGATTAAGAGTTGCCCAATCGATTCGGGAGGAGCTAAACAATAAGTTGGTGAGGATTATTTTACGCACTGGTCAGCCGGGAGAAGCCCCTGAAGAATCAGTTATTCTAAATTACGATATCAACGATTATAAGCTCAAAGTTGAACTGACTCGACACAAGTTAGTGACAACAGCGATTACAGCGTTGAGATCTTACCGTGATCTTATCACCCTGGAAAATAGTCGTCAAGAATTATCAACCCTTTATGCACAATTACAGGATTTTAATCAGAACTTAGAGGAATTAGTTCAAACCCGCACCCAGGAATTAGAGAAAGCTAAAAAAGTCGCTGATGCTGCCAATCAAGCTAAAAGTGAATTTCTCGCCAACATGAGTCATGAACTGCGGACTCCTCTCAACGGTATCTTAGGCTATGCGCAAATTCTCCAGCAAGACAAAATCTTAACTCCCCAACAAAAAAATGCGATTAGAATTATTTACCAGTGTGGCAAACATCTACTAAATCTGATCAACGACATTCTCGACTTCTCTAAAATTGAAGCGAGGAAAATGGAACTTTCACCCATAGATATTAATTTTCAAAACTTTCTGATCGAGGTAGTAGATATTTGCCATATTAAAGCTCAGCAAAAAGGAATTTTATTTATTTACCAACCCTGTTATAAAGTTCCCAATAGTATCTCGGTTGACGAGAAACGCCTGCGACAAGTTTTGCTAAACTTACTGGGAAATGCTATTAAGTTTACTGACCAAGGTAGAGTAATATTTAAGGTTGAGAGAATAAGAGTAAGGCAAGATTCAGCACAAGTTTATTTCGCCCAAGTCCGGTTCTCAGTTGAAGACACAGGCATAGGTATGCCAGAAGAACAACTGGAAAAAATATTTTTGCCCTTTGAACAAGTGGGAGATAGGTTTCACCGTGCTGAAGGAACTGGACTCGGATTAACTATTACCCAAAGAATTGTCAACATGATGGGGGGTAGTCTTCAGGTTGAGAGTACCTTTGGAGAAGGCAGTATTTTTTCTCTAGAGATAGAGTTCCCTATATCAGAGATTGGTGAGTATACTTCTCAAGTCTCTCCAAGAAGAATTATTGGTTTCACTGGACCGTCCCCAAAACTATTGATAGTAGACGACAAATGGGAAAATCGCTCTGTGATCATCGAGTTGTTGCAACCGCTAGGATTTAAGGTGCTAGAGGCAAGTAACGGACTTGAAGGGTTAGAGCAAGCAGCCAAGGCAAAACCAGACCTTATTCTGGCTGATGTGGTCATGCCTGAGCTAGATGGCTTTGAAATGACTAAGCGCATTCGTGCTACACCAGACTTGAAGAATATTGTGGTGTTTGCCTTCTCAGCTAGCGTATTTGATTCCTATCAGCAAAAAAGTCGGCAGGCGGGTTGTGATGATTTTATTACTAAGCCATTACAAGTTGAAGAATTACTCTTAAAGTTACAGCAGCATCTGCAACTGGAATGGGTGTATGAAGAGTTTGAATCAGACCCAGAAACCACAATTGATTCATCCTCTGAGGAGAGTTCAGCAGAAGGGATTGTACCTCCTCCAGCGGATGTACTAGTTCAACTCTATGAACTGGCAAAGAGAGGCAATGTGTTTGCTATCAACAAACAAATAAAAAAGCTTGAAAAATTAGATGAGCGATTTACGAGTTTTGCCAAAACTATTTATCAATTTACTGATGATTTTAATATGAAAAAACTTCGGAGCTTTCTTCAAGAATATATTGAGTAA
- a CDS encoding SpoIID/LytB domain-containing protein, producing MKKSVLWSIALFSIALSVPLVLAKSLSPGSELETSSSRSSPPNSPDQVSPESDGLSNQEDTTTSELTSTATTPTPSQSPTSKDQNSTVSKSTPSPTLAQTKATEASTSSKQDTKQSTATTKDKSQDKSQDKSDKSTKTESSNHNNQPPSQSEGATKNQQPAPKPLNDAPILEMRVAVANGVKSLVVATSTPGELLDARGQPLGKLTANQGSNVKPLGDYIQIGSYKTPAGIWVKPTNGGYVLVGNRWYRGDLLLISKGDSILAVNYVDLELYLTSVVGAEVYPSWPMAALKAQAIAARSYALVHAIRPASKFYDLGNTQRWQVYKGIKYEWNTTAQAVQETRGIFLSYKGGVVESLYAASDHIVKNVFGGQGMSQTGARDLAKQGYTYQEILGNYYPGTSLAWIDTVEADYD from the coding sequence ATGAAGAAATCAGTGTTGTGGTCAATTGCCCTATTTTCAATTGCCCTATCTGTACCTTTAGTCTTAGCGAAATCCCTGTCACCTGGCTCTGAGTTAGAAACATCTTCCTCAAGGTCTTCTCCTCCAAATTCCCCAGATCAAGTTTCCCCTGAGTCGGATGGGTTGTCTAACCAAGAGGATACCACCACATCTGAACTAACCTCTACCGCCACAACTCCAACACCATCTCAATCTCCTACCTCCAAGGATCAGAATTCCACTGTCTCTAAGTCAACACCCTCACCAACCCTAGCCCAAACTAAAGCTACCGAAGCATCAACCTCTAGTAAGCAAGACACGAAACAATCTACTGCTACTACTAAGGATAAATCCCAGGATAAATCCCAGGATAAATCAGATAAATCAACCAAGACTGAGTCTTCTAATCACAACAACCAGCCGCCCAGCCAGTCTGAAGGAGCTACCAAAAATCAGCAACCAGCACCAAAGCCATTGAATGATGCTCCCATCCTAGAAATGCGAGTTGCTGTAGCCAATGGTGTTAAGTCTCTGGTAGTGGCTACCTCAACACCAGGTGAGTTGCTGGATGCTAGGGGTCAGCCCCTGGGTAAACTAACCGCCAATCAGGGAAGTAATGTTAAACCATTAGGGGACTATATTCAAATTGGTAGCTATAAGACCCCGGCAGGGATTTGGGTGAAGCCAACTAACGGAGGGTATGTATTGGTGGGAAATCGCTGGTATCGAGGGGATTTGCTATTGATTTCTAAGGGAGATAGCATCTTGGCAGTAAACTACGTTGACCTTGAGCTTTACCTGACTTCGGTGGTGGGAGCGGAAGTGTATCCTAGTTGGCCAATGGCAGCTCTGAAAGCACAAGCCATTGCTGCTCGCTCCTATGCTTTGGTTCATGCGATTCGACCCGCTAGTAAGTTCTATGATTTGGGAAACACTCAGCGTTGGCAAGTTTACAAAGGAATCAAATATGAGTGGAACACCACGGCTCAGGCAGTTCAAGAAACTCGCGGCATTTTTCTAAGTTACAAAGGTGGGGTGGTAGAATCCTTGTACGCGGCTTCTGACCATATTGTCAAAAATGTATTTGGTGGTCAGGGTATGAGTCAAACCGGAGCTCGTGACTTGGCTAAGCAGGGTTACACCTATCAAGAAATTTTAGGCAACTATTATCCAGGGACTAGTTTGGCTTGGATTGATACTGTTGAAGCGGATTACGATTAG